The Neurospora crassa OR74A linkage group I, whole genome shotgun sequence genome segment CACTAACGTCCTTCGAAACTCACCGTCACAGACTGGCCAGGGCAAGACCAAGGCGGTGTCTATCGCCTTGACCGACCGAGTATCAGCTTTCGAGACTCGAGCACAAAAGACTCAACCGTGTCAAGTGCTGGGTCTCGACCCTTAGCTTGGACGACACTATGGGACGAACTACTTATTGGGTCTAGCCTTCAGCTAAAGAGCTCCAGACGAACTTGTCACCGCAAGGATTGAGCCCGTCGATGCACAACCCACATGTACGGTTTCTGAGGCACGCACGTGCATGCAACAAAAGTGCATCTTTGGAAGAATTAGCCCCACAAGGATTGTTTCCTGGTCTTCTTACTATGCCTCGAACATCAGATACCTGAACTGTGCGGGGTGGTTCACCAGAGAACGAAGGTCAAAGTGCCCAATATCTCAGTGAGCGACTCGTGTTGAATGTGGCGGTCAGAACCGTATTAACTGGTGTCGTCCATATAAAATCACCGCCATCCCGTTGTCATTGTTTGTCTATGGAACACATCGCTTCGCAAGAGGGGAACTCAAGCCCCGATCTGATAGCGAATCCGGTGAAGATTCTGTACCGAGATCCTTTACATAAAGCCCATCGGCACCATTTGTGCCACCATGTCTTTTTCACCACCAAACAAATCGGCAGACGCCACCATCCAGATTACTGAGATGACCCGGCAAGGCACTCCATCTTCTGGCGAAGCTGCAGCTTCAACCCCATCAACAAGCTCTACCGAAAGTGGCGATAAGGCGCTGGAGGCGTTAGGCTATACACCAGTGAGTTTAGTATTAGAGGGCCTCGCTCTCACTAATATTTGTGGGCTTCTACTCACATatcatacctctaggtattcAAACGCGAGTTTTCAAGGTGGTCCAGCTTCAGTTTTGCTATGAGCATATCTGGAGTATATGGCACACTCATGTCGACATGGATATACGGCCTGCAAGCCGGAGGTGCGGCTGCGATCATGTGGAGCTGGATCATTGGCGGCGCTGGCGGGTGGGCACTTGCATACAGTATCGCTGAGATCGCATCTGCCTACCCCAGTTCCGGGGCCATGTACTTCACCTTGAAGTTTCTCGCTCCTGAAGAGCAAGTTCCCTTCCTATGTTGGATTGCCGGCAAGTTCCATGTCTAGGACACCCTCGTCTCTCCCATGTTGCTGACCAGATCTGAAAAAGGTTATCTCAATCTCGTGGGTACCGTTGCAGGTGGTGCCTCTACCGAATATGCCGCGAGCCAGATGCTTCTTGCAGCTGTTTCGATTACATCCAACTTCAGCTACGTGCCCACACCAACCCATGTTGTGGGTGTCATGATAGGGCTTACCACTATTCATGCCATGATCAACACTCTACCGACGGCTTGGTTGAACCGATTAACAAGCGGCTATGTTGTCTTCCACATTAGTGTTCTACTCGGCGCTTGTGTTACCTTGTTGGTCCAGAAGCGGCACGATATGCACGATCTCAAATATGCCTTTACCAATTTCCAGCCTTCATCGGGCTGGAGCCCTCCTGGTTTTGCCTTTCTTTTTGGATGCCTTACGCCAGCCTGGATCATGACTGGCTGTGATGGTACAGCTCGGTAAGTTTGGGCCGACCCATGGATGATGAAAGTAGCCATGATGCTGACTCGAGGAAAGCATTGCTGAAGAAGCAAAGAACCCTCAGATGGTTGTGCCTAGGGCCATTGCCAATGCGACCACGTTCACTTATGTCATTGGGTTCTTTTTCAATCTGGTCTTGGTTGTCTGCATGGGCGACCCCAAAGACCTTATAAATAGCCCCAGTGGCCAACCGGTAAGTTTACTCAAGCCAAGGTTCCATGTTCTGACCTCTTCCAAACTAACGTTGTCAATGACAAGGTTGCACAGCTCTTCTTCAATGGCATGGGCCGTGCTCCCGCAATTTTCTTCACACTCTGCGGCTTCGGCGTGATGAATCTCGTCGCGATCCCTGGCATACAAGCCGGCAGTCGGACCATTTTCGCACTCTCCCGCGACaaccttcttcccttctctcaTATCTGGGTCCGCATCTCCAAACGCTCACAGACTCCCCTTATCGCCGTATGGACGTATGCTGTCCTAGAGATCATCATCAATCTTCTCGGCTTAGCAAGCAGTACTGCCATTGGCGCCGTCTTCAATGTGTGTACGGTCGCATTGAACGTGTCCTATGTCATACCCATCATTTGCAAGATGGTCTATGGGCGCATGCAGAAGGGGCCTTGGCATATGGGCAAATACAGTGTCTGGGTCAATGCGTTTGCGGTTGCCTGGAATACGTTCATGGCcgtgatcttcttcttccccacgCGGCTACCTGTTACACCTGAGAATGTGAGTACCGCCATCTTCTCCCGCTTGGGCTCTACCTACAGAGGATGTGGCAATGCTAACATGTCCTCCAGATGAACTACGCCATAgttgtctttttcttcgttCTCATTTTTGCCCTCGTTTTCTGGTACACCCATGGACGCCACTACTATACCGGCCCCCTAACGCACTCGCCACGCGCTACCGATATGTCGGTGCGTACACCCGTTGGAGTGTGATCGGTTTCACTTCCTGTACGACTCTGTAGGAGACGGTCCTCCTtgtatttcttttattttcaTAGAAGCACCTCAACTGCTCTGCGTTGCCTTTAACTTCTTGGGAGCTCGGCGTTGTCTTGGTTGCTTGGTCGGTCAATAGTTTTACTGTTACATTATTTGGCGTTGCATTCTCGTGAGAAGGCTCTCCTAAATCTTAGGGGGAATAGAGCTAGGGCCTATAGAGTGGGGGACAGGTTCGAAAAAGTTTATTTTAACGTCGTCTTGCTTTTCCCCGTAACGGGTCGTGGTGCATACCTACAAGTCGTGATTCATCAAGGTCGGGTGGCGTGATCCCTGGCGTTCAAGTGTTGTCCACTGCCTTGCCAAACCTCCTCCATTCGCTGCTCCTTGATGATTATCCGGGATTTTATCAAATCATTCGCCAAACATACAACTCGAAGCTAGTCTGCTATACCGACTTCATCTGAATATAGAGGGCATTCAGTGCTTTGTTTACCCGCTTCAGGGGTGTCAGGCTTGGCGTTCAGGTTGGTGTTGATCCTACGGCGCCTTGGCTCGACTGCGCTCTTCTTCAATTCATCCCCTCCTCGATTTGGAATTTGAGTTTCTCAACTCGCTACTGTCCAGAGTGGACAGTGGCTCAAGGTGAAGGTAATTTTCTGTCGGTAGAGGTTGGTAGATGTAGTTTCTCTATGTTTGggtcttctttttgttcgTTCGTCGGGTTGGTTCGTTGAATATCGTGGAGTGTCTGCGGTGTTCTCAGGTATAATGTGTGAGCCTCTGAGCCTTATCATCAGGAGTCAAGGATGGATCATGGGGGTTAAAGCCCGATTATTTGCCTACCTCTATATCTGCTCGGAgtgcgtagaggtagttattCTTGTTCCCTTGTGATAACGTAAATCGCAtcgatagaggtaggtagaggtagttcttGCTAGGAACTTTAGGTACCATAGCGGGAAATCCCCCGAGGCATCTAGCATAGTAGGGCTTTACTAGGCTAGGTAATTCAACTAGCCTAGTTGAATCACCTAGCCTAGTTGTTTAATGGAAGGCTCTGATTGGTCAATTCAGGTGCCCCCTATAACGGTGCGCTagactttctttttttttttttttttttttttttttttttttttttttttccggcTGGGCTACTCTTTCCTAAACTCAAAGTCcaaatccttatataaatagaaaaacgAGCGTTCTTATCAATCAATTGGGCCAGTAGCTCAATGGTTCTCGTCGTCGCTTTCTTTCTCCATATCACCAGTTCGATCCCGCTGGTGGTCGTCTTTTTTCGTGCGAAAAGTTTCGCGCGGAAGTGTGAATACCCTCATCCAAATTTTAAGTTTCAAAATCGAAGTCAAGACCACTATAGCAACTACTACTAATGACTCTTATAGGGACCTTCCAGAAGACCCTTATAAGGGTCTCTAATTTTTGCTTTTTTATACCCAAATTCGACCAATCAGAACCCCCCATTTTACAACTAAGCTAGGTGAACTGCCTAGGCTAGGCTCACTATCGTGGTTAGAAATTGAACCTAGCCTAGTACCCCCCCAACTATACTAGGTGCCCTCCTTATATAACcgctaaggtaggtaggcaggtgCTTTCCAGTGTCCCGTGTTGTAAAAGCACAGAGACACCCAGCAAACTGGAttaatacctaggtacctaggtagcccaTGCGACTGAAGTTCTGGGTTTCCATGTTCGCCGGCCCCCTGATGTTGTGGGTGTTTATCGTGTGAGGTAGGGGTGGTACAATCCATGGCTCGTGGAGCGCAAATGTTCGCTGTTCTCTCCTGGGCAAGACATGAACAAAAGGCAGGAAGTATcatatatatacctaccgCCACGATCGGTTGAGGTTGTGAAGTCGCGTGTAGGCGTATTTTGATATGAAGAGCGTGTCCCCTTTGATTTCTTTCCAAGTTTGCCATCGCGAGAGCCGAGTGTCATCTGTAGCGTCTGCTGACAGCCAACGTAAAACATCCCGAGATAGATGTACGTGTGCGCATAAGGAAGAAAGTTTGTGTGTTGATCGCACCATGAATCATGACTGCGGTATAGGTATCTTCGGGTTTGTCTACTAGGAGTAGATATATTGATCCAAGTTCGGGCTATCGGATCCCATGATGCTCGTAATGGTTTCATCTTCTGAGTGGTGGGCTGTCGCGTTGTTGTCCAAGTTCCCTCCTAGAGGTAGCGAACTGGAATTTGCAAAGCGCGAGTATCGAGAACACGTAGGTCGCTGTCGAATATCGTGTTGTTCTTGCTGGgccctgttttttttttttttttttttttccgagTGATGAAGAATCGTTCGTCGAGGTCCATCGCGAGGATTTATTTCACTTCGTGATTAAGGCGGCTCGCGTCACTGCCATCCAGAATATCAAAGTCAGCAAATTCTGAAGTGGTCACGCACAGTGACAACGACTACGAGAAGTTCCTAAGTCAGGCGAAAGTGTGAAAGAGCTCAGAATGGGAAAGGTAAGGCAACATACACTCCGTTGCTTCTGGTCGATTCGCGACGTGAGCAGTCACCTTTTGAGCTTTGTGGGATAGATCAAAATGCTGCTTTTttctcacacacacactggTCATGTCCTGGGGGGTTAAGCTGTCCAGGCTGCAGTGGGGGGGGTCGTACTGAGGGAAGATGGCAGGCACAACAATTCGAGTTCACACAGAGCCGCCATCCACCAAGGCAAGCAGAACAGTAGTAACacacgaggaagaggacgaacaATTTGAACTTTGCTAGCTATCTTTAAATGATGAACACGTATGAATTGTACTTGAGATTTAAAATCCCATTCCATGCTGAGGAGAGCGTCATCTTTGTAGGTACGCATAAACTGGTCTGCCTTCTGTCAAGATATACCTGAGTCCGGCATGTGTGCGCCACTGAAAATGGGACCTCACTTCGTTTCTCATATGGTAGACAATCAGAAAATAACAGAACCCGTCGTAGATGAAGTGACACTCTCGTAGATAATGTCAAGCTCATGTCATCACACTATCCAGTCCCGCAGAGGTAATCCAACTGGCATAAACAACTTCATGAGCACAAGGCAACCATTTGAAGTCTAGTCAGACCCCTCTCGCAGCGTCACCAAGTGGGAAGGCTGGCTGGAGTGTGCTGTCTGGGGGGAAGTTGAGAAGGTCTCGAAGATTTTCGACCCAGGCCGGCCGGCCACCCCCTCGAGCCGCGCAATCAGCCCGTCGACCAGCCGATTTCCATCCCGCCACATGGCAACAGACGATACTCAACGGCTGTAACTGACGGAAACAAACACACTGATTGGGAATTTGCACTCGTGACAGGGAATTTGCACTCGTGCACAGACCAGTCCTCGAGgggtatttaatatcctcctcctcacccccagaacctcttcctcttttcttcttcttcttcaaatGCCAAAGGTAGGTCACTTTGCCCGCAGCTAACTCGACCTGTCTTCTCCATGGCTTGTCGGTGCCAGGGCTAGATCAATACCTCTAAAACTGAACGCCCTGGCTTTCTCCATGTCTTGGCTTTGTAGTGAGGGACATTTCCTTTTGTTGAtcactagaggtaagtaACTTGATCATTCCTTCGCCCGCTGCCAACCCGACCTGCCTTCTCCATGGCTTGTCGGTGCCAGGGCTAGATCAAACTCCTCTAAAACTTTGAACGCCCTGGCTTTCTCCATGTCTTGGCTTTGTAGTGAGGGACATCTCCTTTTGTTTGATCGCTAACTTGATCATTCCTTCGCCCGCTGCCAACCCGACCTGCCTCCTCCATGGCTTGTCGGTCTCAGGGCTAGATGAATGACCCTAAAGTTCCTTCTGACACGTTCAATGCCCTGGCCTTCTCCATGCCTTGGCTCGTAGAGATGGACATTTCTTGCTGACTTCATTATTCGCCCGCCGCCAACCCGACCTGCCTTTGCCATGGCTTGTCGGTATCAGGGCTAGATCAACTCCCCTAAAACTTGAACGCCCTGGCTTTCCCATGCCTTGGCTCGTAGTGAGGAACATTTTCTGTTGTTGATTGCTGACTTCATCATTCGCCCGCCGCCAACCCGACCTGCCTTTTTCATGGTTTGTCGGTATCAGGGCTAGATCAACTCCTCTAAAACTTGAACGCCCTGGCTTTCCCATGCCTTGGCTCGTAGTGAGGAacatttttctttttgatcTCTGGCTTGATCGTGTTTCCCTTCGCGCTTGCCCGGTCGTCCTCTCGTCACACGTTGGCCGTGCATCGCATGGGGAGAGATTCAAAACCTCTGCATTGTTCGTCCTGGCTCAGTTCTCAGCGCCTTGGATGATTGTCATCAGAGGGAGATTTCCTTTGCTGTCATGCTCAGAAAGCACATAGACAATGTACTGGTAGGCAAGCATTCTTGTGGTGTTCCTTTCGTAGAGGTATCTTCAGCGTTGTGATGTGATTCCAGATCTCGCCGTGAAAACATACCTCTATGTTCCATAGCCACCTCTACTTGCCCTGTATGAAACAACACGTTGGGCCCTGGTGACTAGGTAAGGTGGGTTATGAAACAAGCGCCTCTTTCAAGCTCTCCTTCTGTTGCATGCGATTTGTACGTAGCGGTATGAATGTTGAGGTGCATCAAAGATACAGGTCAGGTTTTCCCCCGAGAAGCCATGTGTGCCATTGTTGATAGAACAGTGGAATGAACCATACTACATTTCTTTGGTGTTCCATTAGGGTATGCCTTGGGGGGAAAATACGGAATGGATCCGTGAATGTGCTGCGTTCAAGTGTCTTGTACCAGTCTTGCCAGAACTAAATGCGTTGTGCAGCTGCAACTGTGGGCGCATGCAGGGACTGCCAGTCGCGACTACCCTTTTTCAATTCCCTCCCAACAACATTTGATGCGCTCCAACTTCCGAGTTGACTTAACCATAAACATGACAATGGATCAAGCAAAGGTTGGTATTTCCATTGAACTTTACTCAGGGTAGGCAAGTGATTGATTTCAAGTCCCTGCCACGGCTGACACAGCTCTCCTGCTCCCAGATCTCCAAACCTCGAGACCTCCCAATATTCTCTCGCTTTGCGAACCCCCGAGCAAACCACCTCATCTGAACCAACAACTTCTACAGAGACACGAATCGTGGATACCACGACGAGAGATACCAACCTGAGTAGTAGCCCCGATTAACATGCTACCCCTTGGCCTAGATTGCCTCTCACCGTCACAACCCGCTGGTCGACCGATTGGCCGCGCGTACGCGAAGGCCTTGGATCGCATGAGCGACCATAACAGAAACCCATTTCGCTATTCACCTGGGGATAATAAGTTCAGTAAGCTATTGTTTGTCCTTTTGCTGCCACCCACAAATCACTTTCTTTATTTGTACTGACTTACTCAAGCTCCGGCAGTTCCTCCACGCAAACAATCAGTCTCCGTTCGCTCGATTCTACGCCGGCAAAGACCATACCCGAGTCACGGCCTCATCTCCAAGGCGCAAGGTACAACCAGTAGTCGGTACAGTTCCGAAAAAGTACTCGAAAACTCCACACATGAAGGGATCGCGCAGCTCAGTCACCACCTGACAGCGTTTGTCCTTCGTCGGAACCCGCGAGCCGTTCACCCTGACGCAC includes the following:
- the aap-2 gene encoding amino acid permease 2; its protein translation is MSFSPPNKSADATIQITEMTRQGTPSSGEAAASTPSTSSTESGDKALEALGYTPVFKREFSRWSSFSFAMSISGVYGTLMSTWIYGLQAGGAAAIMWSWIIGGAGGWALAYSIAEIASAYPSSGAMYFTLKFLAPEEQVPFLCWIAGYLNLVGTVAGGASTEYAASQMLLAAVSITSNFSYVPTPTHVVGVMIGLTTIHAMINTLPTAWLNRLTSGYVVFHISVLLGACVTLLVQKRHDMHDLKYAFTNFQPSSGWSPPGFAFLFGCLTPAWIMTGCDGTARIAEEAKNPQMVVPRAIANATTFTYVIGFFFNLVLVVCMGDPKDLINSPSGQPVAQLFFNGMGRAPAIFFTLCGFGVMNLVAIPGIQAGSRTIFALSRDNLLPFSHIWVRISKRSQTPLIAVWTYAVLEIIINLLGLASSTAIGAVFNVCTVALNVSYVIPIICKMVYGRMQKGPWHMGKYSVWVNAFAVAWNTFMAVIFFFPTRLPVTPENMNYAIVVFFFVLIFALVFWYTHGRHYYTGPLTHSPRATDMSVRTPVGV